One genomic segment of Scylla paramamosain isolate STU-SP2022 chromosome 9, ASM3559412v1, whole genome shotgun sequence includes these proteins:
- the LOC135103329 gene encoding adhesive plaque matrix protein-like, producing MSLKVIVLACVAACALADRRPSYHAPDPYAPPPPPPPRYSPPASYGKAPEYPTAPPKYTYNYGVSDDYSGANFGHSESRDGYKTEGSYTVNLPDGRKQIVTYVDNGDGLEAQVTYEGEAQYPEYKPEPKYKPEPKYKPAPVYQPAPAYGAPPSYRS from the exons ATGTCTCTCAAG GTTATTGTTTTGGCGTGTGTGGCGGCTTGTGCCCTGGCAGACCGCCGCCCTTCCTACCACGCCCCCGACCCATacgcccctcccccacccccaccaccgaGATACTCTCCACCGGCCTCCTACGGCAAGGCTCCTGAGTACCCCACG GCTCCTCCCAAGTACACGTACAACTATGGAGTGTCTGACGACTACTCCGGTGCCAACTTCGGCCACTCCGAGAGCCGCGATGGCTACAAGACCGAGGGCAGCTACACCGTGAACCTCCCCGACGGCCGCAAGCAGATCGTCACCTACGTGGACAACGGCGACGGTCTGGAGGCCCAAGTGACGTACGAGGGTGAGGCACAGTACCCTGAATACAAACCAGAACCTAAGTACAAGCCTGAGCCGAAGTACAAGCCCGCCCCAGTGTACCAGCCCGCCCCTGCATACGGCGCTCCTCCCTCCTACCGGTCCTAA